A DNA window from Pseudodesulfovibrio thermohalotolerans contains the following coding sequences:
- a CDS encoding terminase large subunit domain-containing protein: MAVTDKERKLAATLSDPVLWGQAYLYNRDGSGRDYWPHQVEDLRCPAKNIIHLDGRDVGKSIVLSTDALHYAFTTRGGQGLVAAPHQGHLDTIIEEIEFQLDTNPDLMNSIALTKYGKPKIHRKPYFRLEFTNGSVLYFRPAGAYGDAFRSLHVGRVWVDEGAWLTERAWKALRQCLKAGGTLRIYSTPNGLRDTTYYRLTSSDQFHVFRWPSWLNPLWTEDREAELLEFYGGRDSSGWQHEVAGEHGKPSYGAFNVEQFNLCRQDLLEYQKIVITDSELRDCDTEEAAHDRLEMLLNLTPRSGQFWVGGDLGYTNDPTEIVVFQEMEIGERTLLKMILRVHLEHVSYPHIAQIIALLERYYTPAGIGVDNGGNGLAVVQELLTLDKYKGLELEGRLKGYDFGGMTRLAVRDGKEIKKRTKELMTSLINGALQRKQVIFPSDDLEVEDQFTTHTYTLRDGKIIYSKGNDHIIDAVRCAMLIREEGNLDPVGEEVVSLKPVLTNPVFI; the protein is encoded by the coding sequence ATGGCGGTAACCGACAAGGAGCGCAAACTTGCGGCGACCCTGAGCGATCCCGTGTTGTGGGGGCAAGCCTACCTCTACAACCGGGATGGCTCAGGCCGCGACTATTGGCCGCATCAGGTGGAGGACCTGCGCTGCCCGGCCAAGAACATCATCCACCTCGACGGCCGGGACGTGGGCAAGTCCATCGTTCTCTCGACCGACGCGCTCCATTACGCCTTCACCACCCGAGGCGGCCAGGGCCTCGTCGCGGCTCCGCACCAGGGGCACCTCGATACCATCATCGAGGAGATCGAGTTCCAGCTCGACACCAACCCGGATCTGATGAACAGCATTGCCCTGACCAAGTACGGCAAGCCCAAGATCCACCGCAAACCCTACTTCAGGCTGGAGTTCACCAACGGTTCGGTTCTCTATTTCCGCCCGGCCGGGGCCTATGGCGACGCCTTCCGGTCCTTGCATGTCGGCCGCGTCTGGGTCGATGAAGGAGCCTGGCTGACCGAACGGGCCTGGAAGGCGCTGCGCCAGTGCCTCAAGGCCGGGGGAACCCTGCGCATCTACTCCACGCCCAACGGCCTGCGCGACACCACCTATTACCGGCTCACCTCGTCGGATCAGTTCCATGTGTTCCGCTGGCCGTCCTGGCTCAATCCCCTGTGGACCGAAGACCGCGAAGCCGAACTGCTGGAGTTCTACGGCGGCCGCGACAGCTCCGGCTGGCAGCACGAGGTGGCCGGTGAACACGGCAAGCCCTCCTACGGGGCCTTCAATGTCGAGCAGTTCAACCTCTGTCGGCAGGATCTGCTGGAGTATCAGAAGATCGTCATCACCGATTCCGAGCTACGCGATTGCGACACCGAGGAAGCGGCCCACGACCGGCTGGAGATGCTGCTCAACCTCACTCCCCGCAGCGGGCAGTTCTGGGTCGGCGGCGACCTGGGCTACACCAACGACCCCACCGAGATCGTCGTATTTCAGGAGATGGAGATCGGCGAGCGGACGCTGCTGAAGATGATCCTGCGCGTGCATCTTGAACACGTTTCCTATCCGCACATCGCCCAGATCATCGCGCTGCTGGAGCGTTACTACACCCCGGCTGGCATCGGCGTGGACAACGGCGGGAACGGTCTGGCGGTGGTTCAGGAATTGCTCACGCTGGACAAGTACAAAGGGCTGGAGCTGGAAGGCAGGCTCAAGGGATACGACTTCGGCGGCATGACCCGGCTGGCGGTGCGAGACGGCAAGGAAATCAAGAAACGGACCAAGGAGCTGATGACCAGCCTCATCAACGGAGCCCTGCAGCGTAAGCAGGTCATTTTCCCCTCGGACGACCTGGAGGTGGAAGACCAGTTCACCACCCACACCTACACCCTGCGGGACGGCAAGATCATCTATTCCAAGGGCAACGACCACATCATCGACGCGGTGCGCTGCGCCATGCTGATCCGGGAGGAAGGCAACCTCGACCCGGTCGGTGAAGAGGTGGTCTCGCTCAAGCCGGTGCTCACCAATCCGGTCTTCATCTGA